In Pseudobacteriovorax antillogorgiicola, a single window of DNA contains:
- a CDS encoding lytic transglycosylase domain-containing protein — MLRVMIFSFAMLYSSISIALTMAPANPDGSALPKECQLSLSTVGNSYEILHPQCPQHEIDREGQKFMFADTFPVSGSLSRRVHFWRKIYQSYSIRDYVIHSKEYPELAIEVVRLDDLIDERVKPRRTLRYRIRLAKANFLALAKNKGVPKTQEQERLLNLSEHITDKNKYKTIAHSLRAQRGQKEFFLRGVAAAHRYLPHILPHFEELGIPSELAYIAFVESSFNLKAVSKVGASGVYQIMPFIARKKMILNQSIDERRDPIKSGRIAAWLFHDNLRLTGNWPLAVTAYNHGPFGIRRAIRRVGSDRLEDLISSYSKKRFGFASKNFYAEFIAAAMVAKPLVEGYRAEDHATPLSFRELTLERSTNIGSVLKTYNIDRETLAELNPDILPRAIRSSKTKLPKGFILKLPPEEPSPLS, encoded by the coding sequence ATGCTACGCGTTATGATCTTTTCCTTTGCTATGCTTTACTCGTCGATCTCCATCGCCCTCACCATGGCCCCAGCCAACCCGGATGGGTCTGCGCTACCAAAGGAGTGCCAACTTTCCCTTTCCACTGTTGGGAATAGCTATGAAATATTACACCCTCAATGCCCGCAGCACGAGATTGACCGCGAGGGTCAAAAGTTTATGTTCGCTGATACCTTTCCTGTAAGTGGCTCCCTATCCAGGCGAGTACACTTTTGGCGTAAGATATACCAATCGTACTCCATCCGAGATTATGTAATTCACTCCAAGGAGTACCCGGAATTAGCTATAGAAGTTGTACGTTTAGACGATTTGATTGATGAGCGGGTCAAACCAAGAAGAACCCTTCGTTATCGAATCAGGCTGGCAAAAGCCAATTTCTTAGCATTGGCAAAGAATAAGGGAGTTCCGAAAACTCAGGAGCAAGAACGGCTATTAAACTTGTCTGAGCACATCACAGATAAGAATAAGTATAAAACAATAGCTCATTCTCTCAGGGCACAACGAGGGCAAAAGGAGTTCTTCCTCCGTGGCGTTGCAGCTGCCCATCGCTACCTACCACATATACTCCCACACTTTGAAGAGCTTGGAATTCCATCTGAACTGGCATACATCGCATTTGTCGAGTCATCGTTCAATCTTAAGGCCGTTTCTAAGGTAGGTGCTTCCGGCGTATATCAAATCATGCCATTTATAGCACGAAAGAAAATGATTCTTAATCAGAGTATTGATGAACGCCGTGACCCAATTAAATCAGGGAGAATTGCAGCATGGCTGTTTCATGACAATCTACGCCTAACAGGAAATTGGCCCTTGGCTGTAACCGCCTACAACCACGGTCCCTTTGGCATCCGCAGAGCTATAAGGCGAGTCGGTAGTGATCGACTTGAAGATCTCATCTCATCCTACTCCAAGAAGCGCTTTGGATTCGCATCGAAGAACTTCTATGCTGAGTTTATAGCCGCAGCGATGGTCGCCAAGCCTCTGGTAGAAGGCTACAGAGCGGAAGATCATGCCACTCCCCTAAGTTTCAGAGAGCTTACCCTTGAAAGGAGTACAAACATAGGTTCGGTACTAAAAACCTATAACATCGATCGCGAGACTTTGGCGGAACTTAATCCTGATATTCTACCAAGAGCTATAAGATCTTCTAAAACAAAGCTGCCCAAAGGCTTTATTCTGAAGCTTCCTCCTGAAGAACCTAGTCCCCTGAGTTAA
- a CDS encoding NfeD family protein: MKAWLFLMCLMGAILNSSDLTGEDRSYQKLNSAWLEVEIGIIGAASDDILMAAFEQVTQDGLSGLVITLDTPGGALQATRTMVKRILSAPFPVVVWVGPSGAHAGSAGAFITLSGHVAAMAPGTNIGAAHPIQASGQDIEEGEAAKKIENDTIAFMESIADLRGRNKEMAISFVENSLSITAEEALENKVIDFVEPSLQSLFKTMDGKVVTVRDEKQVTLETASVDVVRYEKNLRQEFLEILSNPNVFYLLFVAGIIGIGFELTHPGSMVPGVIGGICIIIALISTSVLPINFGAMILILASIAFMIAEVFIPSFGILGIGGFIAFVIGSVLLVDSSNELGLRISWFTIVPGALAIAGFGAAVAWLVYKVEKSKVTSGAEGIVGKQGLVLNDFVEGQGQVRLEGEIWSAQSMNQESFSKGQEVVVDSRNGLRLIVKAKV, translated from the coding sequence ATGAAAGCTTGGTTGTTCCTGATGTGCCTCATGGGTGCTATCCTCAATTCTTCTGACTTGACCGGCGAGGATCGAAGCTACCAAAAGCTCAATTCAGCTTGGCTTGAAGTCGAAATTGGGATCATTGGGGCCGCTTCAGACGACATTCTTATGGCAGCCTTCGAACAGGTGACGCAGGACGGTTTGTCTGGGCTTGTGATTACGCTGGACACGCCCGGAGGCGCCCTACAAGCAACGCGGACCATGGTCAAGCGAATCTTATCAGCCCCGTTCCCTGTGGTTGTTTGGGTTGGGCCATCAGGAGCCCACGCAGGAAGTGCTGGAGCTTTCATCACCCTCAGCGGTCATGTCGCAGCTATGGCACCGGGAACTAATATTGGTGCAGCCCATCCGATTCAGGCTTCTGGGCAAGATATAGAGGAAGGCGAGGCTGCCAAGAAAATAGAAAATGATACCATCGCTTTCATGGAGTCGATTGCAGATTTGAGGGGGCGTAACAAAGAGATGGCGATTTCGTTTGTAGAAAACTCTCTTTCGATTACGGCGGAGGAAGCCCTAGAAAATAAGGTCATCGACTTTGTGGAGCCCAGCTTGCAAAGTCTTTTTAAGACTATGGATGGCAAGGTGGTTACCGTAAGGGACGAAAAGCAAGTCACTCTTGAAACAGCAAGTGTGGATGTCGTCCGATACGAGAAAAACCTTCGCCAAGAGTTTCTCGAAATACTCTCTAACCCCAATGTTTTCTATCTGCTCTTTGTAGCGGGAATTATTGGGATCGGCTTCGAACTTACCCATCCTGGTTCCATGGTTCCTGGTGTTATCGGTGGCATCTGTATCATCATTGCTCTTATATCAACTTCGGTTCTGCCGATTAATTTCGGTGCCATGATTCTAATTTTAGCCAGCATAGCTTTTATGATAGCGGAAGTTTTTATCCCGTCATTCGGAATCCTAGGAATTGGTGGCTTTATCGCCTTTGTCATTGGTTCAGTACTGTTGGTAGATTCCAGCAACGAGTTAGGGCTTAGAATTTCTTGGTTTACCATCGTGCCGGGCGCATTGGCGATCGCAGGCTTTGGGGCAGCGGTGGCTTGGCTCGTTTACAAGGTTGAAAAGTCTAAAGTGACCTCCGGCGCCGAAGGCATTGTTGGTAAACAAGGTCTAGTTCTAAATGATTTTGTCGAAGGTCAAGGACAGGTTCGGCTAGAAGGAGAAATTTGGTCGGCGCAATCAATGAACCAAGAGAGTTTTAGCAAAGGTCAAGAAGTTGTGGTGGACTCAAGAAATGGGCTTAGGCTGATCGTCAAAGCTAAGGTCTAG
- a CDS encoding slipin family protein gives MGIGLIILVMLVLLILFSMVRIISEYERAIVFRFGRALPEPKGPGIIFLIPGVDRVEAKVSIRTVTMDIDPQDVITQDNISLKVNAVLYFKVIDSMKAVLNVENYLYATAQLAQTHLRSALGEHSLDELLMNREKINSQLQTILDQNTDPWGIKVVAVEIKHVDLPPDQQRAMAKQAEAERERRAKVIAAEGELQAARQLREAADTLTENPASIQLRYLQTIADISDNNTKTIIFPLPLNILDIFNKIAEDSNDKV, from the coding sequence ATGGGTATCGGTCTGATTATTCTGGTAATGCTAGTCCTGTTGATTTTGTTCTCTATGGTGAGGATAATTTCGGAATACGAACGAGCTATTGTCTTTCGCTTTGGTAGAGCCCTTCCTGAACCCAAGGGTCCAGGAATTATCTTTCTTATTCCCGGTGTCGATAGGGTTGAAGCCAAGGTCTCCATCCGAACAGTAACCATGGATATCGATCCTCAAGATGTAATCACCCAAGACAACATTTCTCTAAAAGTGAATGCGGTCTTGTATTTCAAGGTCATCGACTCCATGAAAGCTGTCCTTAACGTCGAGAATTATCTGTATGCCACAGCGCAACTTGCCCAAACGCATCTCCGTTCAGCGCTTGGTGAGCACTCGCTTGACGAACTTCTAATGAATCGAGAGAAAATCAATTCCCAGCTACAAACAATTTTGGATCAGAATACTGATCCTTGGGGGATTAAAGTCGTGGCGGTGGAAATCAAGCATGTGGATCTCCCACCTGATCAGCAAAGAGCGATGGCAAAGCAAGCGGAGGCGGAGCGAGAGAGGCGCGCAAAGGTAATCGCTGCGGAAGGGGAACTTCAAGCAGCACGACAACTCAGAGAAGCTGCGGATACCCTAACTGAGAACCCGGCGTCAATTCAGCTTAGATATTTGCAAACGATCGCTGACATTTCGGATAATAATACCAAGACGATTATATTCCCGCTGCCACTTAACATATTGGATATATTCAATAAGATTGCAGAAGATAGCAACGATAAGGTCTAG
- a CDS encoding proline dehydrogenase family protein yields the protein MAKGPNLKIKPMKNVDFSDTQVAFAHLEDSELRKAFLLFKMLSYPSLVKLGPILAGLSLKLRLPIRRLVKNTMFGQFCGGEDIEECRSTIQNLAHSGIGTILDFATEACRNEEDFERVKQEVKHTIELAQMERDVPFAVFKPTGLGRINLLEKRDRKLELSDAEKEEFKVVARRFEEICEYAFQHNVRVLVDAEESWIQDSVDQLVRDMMVKFNKERPIVYNTIQLYRKDRLDFLKSCYGDASAYGYHLGVKLVRGAYLEKEASHAKDLRVANPIHASKEATDQDYNLAIRFCIENIQIISLVAGTHNEKSTKLLMSLMHEFGVANHDPRVYYAQLLGMSDNLSYQLAKNGYNVCKYVPYGRLEELLPYLSRRAEENSSIQGQSGRELSLIQQELNRRSVQS from the coding sequence ATGGCGAAGGGGCCAAATTTGAAGATCAAGCCTATGAAAAATGTAGATTTTTCTGATACCCAGGTGGCATTTGCTCACCTTGAGGACAGTGAACTCCGCAAGGCGTTTCTGCTTTTCAAGATGTTAAGCTATCCTAGCCTGGTAAAGCTAGGGCCAATTCTTGCTGGTCTCTCCTTAAAGCTCCGGCTTCCCATTCGACGATTGGTTAAGAATACCATGTTTGGTCAGTTTTGTGGCGGTGAGGATATTGAAGAGTGCCGCTCCACGATTCAGAATCTTGCTCACTCAGGTATTGGAACAATACTAGACTTCGCTACCGAAGCTTGTCGCAATGAGGAAGACTTTGAGCGCGTGAAGCAAGAGGTCAAGCATACTATCGAATTGGCCCAAATGGAGCGCGATGTTCCCTTTGCAGTCTTCAAACCTACTGGCTTAGGTCGGATTAATTTGCTCGAAAAGCGTGACCGTAAGCTTGAACTCAGCGATGCTGAGAAAGAGGAGTTTAAGGTTGTTGCAAGGCGATTCGAAGAGATCTGCGAGTATGCCTTTCAACACAACGTTCGCGTCTTGGTTGATGCAGAAGAAAGCTGGATCCAAGACTCTGTAGACCAGCTTGTAAGAGATATGATGGTGAAGTTTAATAAAGAACGGCCCATCGTTTACAATACGATCCAACTCTATAGGAAGGATAGACTAGACTTTCTAAAATCTTGCTACGGCGATGCATCTGCCTATGGTTATCATCTGGGAGTGAAGCTTGTCCGAGGTGCCTATCTTGAGAAAGAAGCTAGTCATGCCAAGGATCTTCGCGTTGCAAATCCGATTCATGCAAGTAAAGAGGCGACTGATCAGGATTACAATCTTGCTATTAGATTTTGTATTGAAAATATCCAAATTATTTCTCTCGTTGCTGGCACTCATAATGAAAAGTCAACCAAGCTACTCATGTCTCTCATGCACGAGTTTGGGGTTGCCAATCATGACCCCCGAGTATACTACGCCCAGCTTTTGGGAATGAGTGATAATCTTAGCTATCAATTGGCAAAGAACGGTTATAACGTTTGTAAATATGTGCCTTATGGTCGTTTAGAAGAGCTACTACCTTATCTATCCCGTCGAGCTGAAGAAAACAGTTCGATTCAAGGACAGTCGGGGCGAGAACTTAGTCTTATTCAGCAGGAGCTAAACCGTAGATCTGTACAGTCTTAG
- a CDS encoding outer membrane beta-barrel domain-containing protein, with product MKLVSKLLGSFTILLGGWLVSPQPLMALDLKPDEIRGEKVTNPVSILQNRYFLKSFRPEVGFSAGSFVNEAYTDTILWGYRTSMFINEWLGFELQAIQTSVSDSDDRKALNQLKYQKIGTTDVVSPDPEINRIHGSQDVNVIVAPFYGKLNLIDSVIIYSDLYMAAGVSKVDTDQGELNSFSWAAGQRFYWKKSISFRFEVRDRIYQETRSDEDYTRHAYSIDLGMSYFLF from the coding sequence ATGAAACTCGTAAGCAAATTGCTTGGCTCCTTTACCATTCTCCTAGGTGGATGGCTTGTCTCTCCCCAGCCCTTAATGGCTCTCGATCTCAAGCCAGACGAAATTCGTGGGGAAAAGGTCACCAATCCCGTGAGTATTCTTCAGAATCGATATTTTTTGAAGTCTTTTCGTCCTGAAGTTGGTTTTTCGGCAGGATCCTTTGTGAACGAAGCGTATACCGACACCATTCTATGGGGGTATCGAACCTCGATGTTCATCAATGAGTGGCTTGGCTTCGAACTCCAAGCGATTCAAACCAGCGTTTCAGATTCCGATGATCGCAAGGCCTTGAACCAGCTAAAGTATCAGAAAATCGGTACCACAGATGTCGTCAGCCCTGATCCGGAAATCAACAGGATTCATGGTAGTCAAGATGTTAATGTGATTGTGGCGCCATTCTACGGCAAGCTCAACTTGATCGACTCAGTTATCATATATTCCGACCTATACATGGCAGCAGGAGTTTCAAAAGTTGATACTGATCAGGGAGAGCTTAATAGCTTCTCGTGGGCTGCTGGACAAAGATTTTATTGGAAGAAAAGTATCTCATTCCGCTTCGAAGTTCGGGATCGCATCTATCAGGAAACTCGCTCAGACGAAGACTATACGCGACACGCCTACAGTATCGATTTAGGAATGAGCTACTTTCTTTTTTAG